The genomic segment TCCTCGGTAATTTTCTTGACCGAACGATGCCAGGTTCTGCGGAACGCTTCTTCGCCCGCCGTATCCGTGATCTTTTCGCTAAGCTCGCCGTTCTCCCCGACGAACAAGCGCCAAACGCGGCCGAGGAAGCGGTACATACCCTCGACGCCGTTCGTATTCCACGGCTTCGTCGCTTCGAGCGGCCCCATGAACATTTCATACACGCGCAGCGTATCCGCGCCGAACTCGCCGACGATGTCGTCGGGATTGATGACGTTGCCGCGCGACTTGGACATCTTTTCGTTGTTCGTGCCGAGGATCATGCCTTGGTTGACGAGCTTGTGGAACGGCTCCTTGGTCGCCACGACGCCCAGATCGTACAGCACCTTGTGCCAGAATCGCGCATAGAGCAAGTGAAGCACGGCATGCTCGGCGCCGCCGATGTAAAGGTCGACCGGCAGCCATTCCCGCTGCTTGGCCGGATCGCAGATCGCGTCCGCGTTCTTCGGATCGATAAACCGCAGGTAATACCAGCAGCTGCCCGCCCATTGGGGCATCGTATTCGTCTCCCGGCGCGCCTTGCGACCGTCCGGCAGCGTCACGTTCACCCAGTCCTCGACGGTGGCAAGCGGCGACTCGCCCGTGCCCGAAGGCGTAATCGCGTCGACTTCAGGCAGCAGCAGCGGAAGCTCATCCTCAGGCACCGTCTCCATGCTGCCGTCCTCGAAGTGCAGGACCGGAATCGGCTCGCCCCAATAGCGCTGGCGGCTGAACAGCCAATCGCGCAGCCTGTAAGTAACCTTGCCGCGGCCTTTGCCCTGCTCCTCCAGCCAGGCGATGCTCTTCGCGATCGCGTCAGGCGTGGACAGGCCGTTCAGGAAGCCCGAATTGACGTGTTCGCCTTCTCCGGCATGCGCCGCTTCTTCGACGTTGCCGCCGCTGACGACCTCGACGATCGGCAGCCCAAACTTTTTCGCAAACGCCCAGTCCCGCTCATCATGGCCCGGCACGGCCATGATCGCGCCCGTGCCGTAGCCGCCGAGCACGTAATCGGCGATCCAGATCGGCACGAGCTCGCCGTTCACCGGATTGACCGCATATGCGCCCGTGAAGACGCCCGTCTTGTCCTTGGCCAGATCGGTCCGCTCGAGATCGCTCTTGCGCGCAGCCTGCTCGACATAAGCCTCGACATCCGCCTTCTGCGCGGTGGAAGCGATGGCCGACACAAGCTCGTGCTCCGGCGCCAGCACGCAATACGTGGCGCCGAACAGCGTATCCGGACGCGTCGTGAACACCGTGAGCGAGGCGTCGGCATGGCCGTCGATCGCAAAGGTCACCTCGGCGCCCGTCGACTTGCCGATCCAGTTGCGCTGCATGTCCTTGATGCTCTCCGACCAGTCGAGCTCCTCGAGATCCTCGAGCAGCCGCTCGGCGTATTCGGTAATCTTGAGCATCCACTGGCGCATCGGCTTGCGGATGACCGGGTGGTTGCCGCGTTCGCTCAGCCCGTTGATGACCTCTTCGTTCGCGAGCACCGTACCGAGCGCCGGACACCAGTTGACAGGCACTTCGGCGACGTAGGCGAGTCCCTTTTTGTAAAGCTGGATAAAAATCCACTGGGTCCATTTATAATAGTCGGGATCGGTCGTGCTGAACTCGCGGTCCCAATCGTAGGAAAAGCCGAGCGACTTGATCTGGCGGCGGAAATTGTCGATATTCTCCACCGTGATCTCGCGCGGATGACGCCCCGTCTGGAGCGCGTATTGCTCCGCCGGCAGTCCGAACGCGTCCCAGCCCATTGGATGCAGCACGTTGAATCCGCGCATTCGCTTGTAGCGGCTGACAATATCGGTCGCCGTGTAGCCTTCGGGATGTCCGACGTGCAGTCCGGCGCCGGACGGATACGGGAACATGTCGAGCGCGTAAAACTTCTCCTTGCCCGGGTCCTCCGTCGTGCGGAACGTCTTGTTCTCGTCCCAGTAGCGCTGCCACTTGGGTTCAAGCGTCTGCGGCTTGTAGCCGGGTTGATTGTTGTCTTGTACCATGGTTCATGCTGCCCCTTCCGTCTGACTGCTCGTTTAAAACGTCAAAAAACCTCCCGCCCCAGCGAAATCACGCTAGGGACGAGAGGTTAAACTCGCGGTACCACCCTAGTTGACGCCAGCCCTGCCTGGGCATGCCGTCCACTCTTCCTCCTTAACGCGGAGGGACTCGCCGCGCTTGCCCGCCAGGCGACAAGCCTGGACATGGATTGCACGCGGGGCTCCAAGGCGAGTTCGTCGCTGACGTCAGCCGGCTCGCACCTTCCGCCGGTTCTCTGGGTTGACGCTGCACGATTACTTTTCCTCTTCACAGCCTTTATTGCCTCGATTATAGCGGTTGCCGTCAATCCGTGTCAAGCGCGCGGTCCCGCGCCATGCCAGAACAAGTCGACGATCCGCTCGGGCAAGTCCTCGCGAGCATCGCCGCCGTAATCGCGGCTGCCGACCATCAGCAGCGACGAAAAAGCATGCGCCAGCAGCAGCGGATCTTCGCCGCCCCGCATCTCCCCGCGGACGGCCGCCTCGGCAAAGCATTCCGCCAGCACTTCGTGTATGCGGTGCTCCGCTTCGCGAATCTCGCGCCGCTGCTCCTCGCTT from the Cohnella hashimotonis genome contains:
- the leuS gene encoding leucine--tRNA ligase, which translates into the protein MVQDNNQPGYKPQTLEPKWQRYWDENKTFRTTEDPGKEKFYALDMFPYPSGAGLHVGHPEGYTATDIVSRYKRMRGFNVLHPMGWDAFGLPAEQYALQTGRHPREITVENIDNFRRQIKSLGFSYDWDREFSTTDPDYYKWTQWIFIQLYKKGLAYVAEVPVNWCPALGTVLANEEVINGLSERGNHPVIRKPMRQWMLKITEYAERLLEDLEELDWSESIKDMQRNWIGKSTGAEVTFAIDGHADASLTVFTTRPDTLFGATYCVLAPEHELVSAIASTAQKADVEAYVEQAARKSDLERTDLAKDKTGVFTGAYAVNPVNGELVPIWIADYVLGGYGTGAIMAVPGHDERDWAFAKKFGLPIVEVVSGGNVEEAAHAGEGEHVNSGFLNGLSTPDAIAKSIAWLEEQGKGRGKVTYRLRDWLFSRQRYWGEPIPVLHFEDGSMETVPEDELPLLLPEVDAITPSGTGESPLATVEDWVNVTLPDGRKARRETNTMPQWAGSCWYYLRFIDPKNADAICDPAKQREWLPVDLYIGGAEHAVLHLLYARFWHKVLYDLGVVATKEPFHKLVNQGMILGTNNEKMSKSRGNVINPDDIVGEFGADTLRVYEMFMGPLEATKPWNTNGVEGMYRFLGRVWRLFVGENGELSEKITDTAGEEAFRRTWHRSVKKITEDYEGLRFNTAISQLMIFVNDAYKVEELPKQAMEHFVQMLSPIAPHIAEELWEKLGHTESVTYAAWPTYDAALTVDAEVEIAVQVNGKIVDRVFVAADLEGEALQEAALALEKVKAVTEGKTVRKIIAVKGKLVNIVAN